The following proteins come from a genomic window of Leptospira andrefontaineae:
- a CDS encoding type II secretion system protein GspG, with protein sequence MKTGNKRRKGFTLIELAIVVAILGALMTIILVSVDFGGVSLETAKMKIKKDKQELRLHLERYASKFGSYPSEEQGLDALVERPTNGEIPETWIPMVSSKDSIKDPWKNPYKLRYDGAGEIQIITFGQDKAEGGEGLNSDFDITKEEQYPPQFASASGAKK encoded by the coding sequence TTGAAAACGGGAAACAAACGGAGAAAAGGATTCACTCTTATCGAATTAGCGATCGTTGTCGCCATTTTAGGTGCTTTGATGACTATCATTCTTGTCAGCGTGGATTTCGGTGGAGTAAGCCTCGAGACTGCAAAGATGAAGATCAAAAAAGACAAACAGGAACTTAGATTACATTTGGAAAGATACGCTTCCAAATTCGGAAGTTATCCTAGCGAAGAGCAAGGTTTAGACGCATTAGTTGAAAGACCAACTAACGGAGAAATTCCTGAGACCTGGATCCCAATGGTAAGCAGCAAGGATTCTATCAAAGATCCATGGAAAAACCCATATAAGCTCAGATATGATGGAGCGGGTGAGATCCAGATCATTACTTTTGGTCAAGACAAAGCAGAAGGCGGAGAAGGTTTGAACTCGGACTTTGATATCACTAAAGAAGAACAATATCCTCCTCAATTCGCTTCTGCATCCGGCGCTAAAAAATAA
- a CDS encoding type II secretion system protein, whose amino-acid sequence MGPRAKGRIRSGFTLIELGVAVFLIGVMFALVLPSLVNLLTPGAQEEAMLLHDVVNFCFRRAKINQRTVYLQLNVDTETYTIIDMERDDTGLKEVPVFKDRELPSSSAIVDVMDGRGYRYNTGKIRIPFSPMAVAEDFYIHLGPDPEIKRTLIIKRYGGKSEIEDGEVVVSKEQLEEYKRSEQYGTSKF is encoded by the coding sequence ATGGGCCCAAGAGCGAAAGGCCGGATCCGTTCCGGCTTCACATTGATCGAATTGGGAGTCGCAGTGTTCCTGATTGGAGTGATGTTCGCTCTTGTGCTTCCTTCCTTAGTTAATTTACTCACGCCTGGTGCCCAAGAAGAAGCGATGTTATTGCATGACGTTGTGAACTTCTGTTTTCGTAGGGCAAAGATCAACCAGAGAACAGTCTATCTTCAGTTGAACGTAGATACTGAAACTTATACCATCATAGATATGGAAAGGGACGATACCGGCCTGAAAGAAGTTCCAGTATTCAAAGACAGAGAACTTCCTAGCTCTTCTGCAATCGTAGATGTGATGGATGGAAGAGGTTATAGATATAATACAGGAAAGATCAGAATTCCATTCTCTCCTATGGCAGTAGCGGAAGATTTTTATATCCATTTAGGTCCGGATCCGGAGATCAAGAGAACCCTTATCATTAAACGTTACGGCGGTAAATCGGAAATAGAAGACGGGGAAGTTGTAGTTTCCAAGGAACAATTGGAAGAATACAAACGTAGCGAGCAATATGGTACGAGTAAGTTTTAA
- a CDS encoding prepilin-type cleavage/methylation domain-containing protein: MVRVSFKRKNPLKKRQGFTILEMTLAFALAAGWLLYVLMVVSEGIRLKKVAALQIEATHLAKIKMAQIDSATILQADTSSGEIPGYKDWRFTTIIKEENLDLLKMAGKDSGKKPEDLLGGANSSMNQLIAKRTGNNQGSATGGLIAVFHIYVTIEYPTGGRDNQGIPVKEQYTIETYKARMN, translated from the coding sequence ATGGTACGAGTAAGTTTTAAAAGAAAAAACCCTCTTAAAAAAAGACAAGGTTTTACTATTTTAGAAATGACCCTGGCGTTTGCACTCGCTGCAGGTTGGCTCCTCTATGTACTCATGGTAGTTTCCGAAGGAATACGACTTAAAAAAGTTGCGGCACTTCAGATAGAAGCAACTCATTTAGCAAAAATTAAAATGGCCCAGATAGATTCTGCTACCATTCTACAAGCGGATACAAGTTCCGGGGAAATTCCAGGATACAAAGACTGGAGATTTACCACGATCATCAAAGAAGAGAACTTGGATCTTCTAAAAATGGCTGGAAAAGATAGCGGCAAAAAGCCGGAGGACCTTCTAGGAGGTGCAAACTCCAGCATGAATCAACTTATTGCAAAAAGGACCGGGAATAATCAAGGTTCTGCAACAGGTGGACTTATCGCAGTATTTCATATTTATGTAACAATAGAATACCCCACAGGTGGCAGAGATAACCAAGGGATTCCAGTAAAAGAACAGTACACGATCGAGACCTATAAGGCGAGGATGAATTGA
- a CDS encoding type II secretion system protein GspJ, producing the protein MGIASQHSIFLKSIRKRRRSGFTLIELTIVAALLGVLLGMVFGTYATILKVTRPTSGSEGVDREKAISVIENIRSTLTMAYYFQTEKNLVFVSRKGRKSEDGPRHPGESTKDHFIVFAAVHPNSEEVALPEVREVEYYLKQKDGTDYYKLMRREDEIVDRYPFVGGQEYELLDNVKSLSFKFSKTGKEWEEEWDSFQRKSIPRLIRIEIIANMGNKERRFETLAFPGMLLK; encoded by the coding sequence ATGGGAATAGCTTCTCAACATTCAATATTTCTTAAGTCTATTCGTAAAAGAAGAAGGTCTGGATTTACGCTGATAGAATTAACGATTGTTGCCGCGTTACTCGGGGTTCTACTCGGAATGGTATTCGGAACTTATGCTACTATCTTAAAAGTTACTCGTCCAACTTCCGGCTCGGAAGGTGTGGATAGAGAAAAAGCGATCTCCGTTATCGAAAATATTCGAAGTACATTGACCATGGCATATTATTTCCAAACGGAAAAAAATCTGGTCTTCGTAAGTAGAAAAGGACGCAAATCGGAAGATGGACCAAGGCATCCTGGAGAAAGTACTAAAGATCATTTTATAGTATTCGCAGCAGTCCATCCAAACTCGGAAGAAGTCGCTCTTCCTGAAGTAAGAGAAGTAGAATATTATCTAAAACAAAAAGACGGCACTGATTATTATAAATTAATGAGAAGAGAAGATGAGATAGTAGATCGTTATCCATTCGTAGGCGGACAAGAATACGAGTTATTGGATAATGTAAAATCCCTCTCTTTTAAATTTTCCAAAACAGGAAAAGAATGGGAAGAAGAATGGGATTCCTTCCAAAGAAAAAGTATCCCTCGTCTTATTCGAATAGAGATCATCGCGAATATGGGAAACAAAGAAAGACGTTTTGAAACTCTTGCTTTCCCTGGGATGCTTCTGAAATGA
- a CDS encoding general secretion pathway protein GspK: MNSGLGLKGRRFSRRRGAIVMLLVGGIGVAALTTTLDFAERSMAEYKISQGEMSGFKASLLAKAGFQGALAALRKIPEEQLYQSGIGLNPPPVPMGGGWIYYKIQGEDGKINLNSIFNADTKELNLRNQEMAQRLLERLGMKRDLFNPVVDWLDDDSQGNFEISYYEKLTPPRKIKNAYMYSLSELTSVKGFDPKIVYGSQKPPDYEQKYSKDFMSDEEKSLIGESDFVLANNLTAFVPFQRNYDDRINLNAAPYFVLMSLSDFMNRQTVLQIMKMKIKKGGYLKEIKDLETIPEFQVPSVGGLSLYKELAGEGTDVSGGRIKTKGEIFRISAVGEVERNYNSKKSSDVMKGPKIVRRITGIFDLTNNLMLYYRED, encoded by the coding sequence ATGAATTCAGGTCTTGGTCTAAAAGGCAGAAGATTTTCGAGAAGAAGAGGAGCAATCGTCATGCTTCTGGTTGGAGGTATAGGTGTAGCTGCACTAACAACCACCTTGGATTTTGCGGAAAGATCAATGGCAGAATATAAAATTTCCCAAGGAGAAATGTCCGGATTCAAAGCTTCTCTTTTAGCAAAAGCTGGATTCCAAGGTGCATTAGCAGCACTCAGAAAAATCCCGGAAGAACAATTATACCAATCCGGGATAGGTCTAAATCCACCGCCGGTCCCAATGGGAGGAGGATGGATTTATTATAAGATCCAGGGAGAAGATGGAAAAATTAATCTGAATTCTATCTTCAATGCAGACACAAAAGAACTGAATTTAAGAAACCAAGAAATGGCCCAAAGACTTCTGGAACGTTTGGGCATGAAGAGAGACCTATTCAACCCGGTGGTGGATTGGCTGGATGACGATAGCCAAGGTAATTTCGAAATTTCATATTATGAAAAACTGACCCCGCCGAGAAAGATCAAAAACGCATACATGTATTCTCTTTCTGAGCTTACCTCTGTGAAAGGTTTCGATCCTAAAATAGTGTACGGTTCCCAAAAACCCCCGGACTATGAACAAAAGTATTCCAAGGATTTTATGTCCGACGAGGAAAAAAGCCTGATCGGAGAGTCTGATTTCGTTCTGGCAAATAATTTGACCGCATTTGTTCCCTTCCAGAGAAACTACGACGATAGAATCAACTTGAACGCCGCACCGTACTTCGTTTTAATGTCTCTATCCGATTTTATGAACCGTCAAACCGTTCTTCAGATCATGAAAATGAAGATCAAAAAGGGCGGTTACCTGAAAGAAATTAAGGATCTGGAAACTATCCCAGAATTCCAGGTACCTTCGGTGGGTGGACTTTCTCTCTATAAAGAATTAGCAGGAGAAGGAACCGATGTCTCCGGTGGAAGGATCAAAACAAAGGGTGAAATATTCCGGATCAGTGCAGTCGGGGAAGTAGAAAGAAACTATAATAGTAAAAAAAGTTCCGATGTTATGAAAGGACCTAAGATTGTTCGTAGGATCACCGGAATTTTTGACCTGACCAATAACCTGATGCTATATTATAGAGAAGATTAA
- the pilM gene encoding pilus assembly protein PilM produces MFLYEKFLTVDYGTNSVKGVLFQRVAGNLTLLRAETMPISRMEEKEYETNVLRFINTYFAEEHAIVLSLSLDRLFVREISIPLTTEKAVREVIPFEIESRVPFPMETVEVLGSVWRIDQEKSDVITYTSHHSEFDTLASPFLESSLVFRGIFVDSVCLGSVISKHLHKEIQFANVAQLDIGGKKSILNVTKDGKIAHTRFLSVGGDTLTEEISKALKIPKDKAEALKTSIQFEPFHSPEDGLNLFAKEYKLKVADIKKAFAIAQEFFTSLSEEVRRSFLSLEETERPEVVYLSGEGSKVRDLESYIGENLGIQARRYDFLSADPDRFATCYGMAYHLIQSKKAKIDFLETPYVKRLNKNLFDISIFKPHIILSSVSFVLLIGVFFLGIISDKRKLAAANKILAEKVKSSTGSSVPSNRDPIEFAKSLRDGAERKTELYRKYLSKPSVLDVLHEISLKFPDPGMQPFLFQSITYDNGSVSIQGAVNEISEIGKVQDSLARSPMFKNVKLDSNRPNFGLKTFKVSFVIKMEVTSKIEEND; encoded by the coding sequence ATGTTCTTATACGAAAAGTTTTTAACCGTAGATTACGGTACAAATTCTGTAAAAGGTGTTCTGTTTCAAAGAGTTGCAGGGAATCTGACTCTACTTAGAGCAGAGACCATGCCTATCTCCAGAATGGAAGAAAAGGAATATGAAACAAATGTACTTCGTTTCATAAACACATATTTTGCAGAAGAACATGCAATCGTACTTTCACTTTCTTTAGACAGACTTTTTGTAAGAGAGATTTCCATTCCTTTAACTACAGAAAAAGCGGTGAGAGAAGTAATCCCTTTCGAAATAGAAAGTAGGGTTCCTTTCCCAATGGAAACAGTAGAAGTCCTCGGTTCCGTTTGGAGGATAGACCAAGAAAAATCGGACGTAATCACTTATACTTCTCATCATTCAGAGTTTGATACATTAGCTTCTCCATTTCTGGAATCCAGCCTTGTGTTTCGTGGGATCTTCGTGGATTCAGTATGTCTAGGTTCCGTTATCTCCAAACATTTACATAAAGAGATACAATTCGCAAATGTTGCTCAGTTGGATATTGGCGGCAAAAAATCCATCCTGAATGTTACCAAAGATGGAAAGATCGCTCACACTCGTTTTCTTTCCGTTGGAGGGGATACTCTTACGGAAGAAATTTCTAAAGCATTAAAGATCCCTAAAGATAAGGCAGAAGCTTTAAAGACCAGTATCCAATTCGAACCATTTCATTCTCCTGAGGATGGTTTGAATTTATTTGCAAAAGAATACAAACTCAAAGTTGCAGATATCAAAAAGGCATTTGCAATCGCTCAGGAATTTTTCACATCCTTAAGCGAAGAAGTCCGCAGAAGTTTTCTTTCTTTAGAAGAAACAGAAAGACCTGAGGTAGTATACCTTTCAGGAGAAGGAAGTAAGGTCAGGGATTTGGAATCCTATATAGGAGAAAACCTTGGGATCCAAGCCAGAAGATATGATTTCTTAAGCGCGGATCCGGATAGGTTCGCTACCTGCTATGGGATGGCGTATCATCTGATCCAATCTAAAAAAGCTAAAATAGATTTTTTAGAAACTCCTTATGTAAAAAGACTTAATAAGAACTTATTCGATATAAGTATATTTAAACCTCATATTATCTTGAGTTCTGTTTCTTTCGTACTCTTGATCGGAGTATTTTTCTTAGGGATTATTTCCGATAAAAGAAAGTTAGCAGCTGCCAATAAGATCCTAGCTGAAAAAGTAAAATCCAGTACCGGTTCCAGCGTTCCTTCTAATAGAGATCCTATTGAATTTGCCAAAAGCCTAAGAGATGGTGCAGAAAGAAAAACCGAACTCTATAGAAAGTATCTCTCCAAACCGAGTGTATTGGACGTACTACATGAAATTTCCTTAAAGTTTCCAGATCCGGGAATGCAACCTTTCTTATTCCAAAGTATTACTTATGATAATGGTTCCGTATCCATCCAAGGTGCCGTAAACGAGATCTCTGAAATCGGAAAAGTACAGGATTCCTTGGCCCGTTCTCCAATGTTCAAAAACGTAAAATTAGATAGTAACCGTCCGAACTTCGGACTCAAAACATTTAAAGTCTCCTTTGTGATCAAGATGGAGGTGACCTCTAAAATCGAAGAAAACGATTAA
- the gspN gene encoding type II secretion system protein GspN, with protein sequence MARAKKIEIEDEEELISNEEEEFLTMELEELPPDGLEEEDTPRFSLKQKLILIGSGLSSFLLFLILLFPYENIVRQLMSSSSGQPSSIFFNELSVSVLLGKVSVKSMEIMGQTFKIRSKDAQIKAGLFSLLRKKVNGDFEIEELEVDYDGQTLGNIGELEGHLQLDSLSVPASRFGGAFSLKMPEGKFGSFPNLPEIPFIGKIENFFINKILITSRIDQGMVEFEEFIIDTSVARLDLHGNLRLSDSLPNSQLNLRVCFELERNFASAAENQIIVGALDLLEKGGSGKCIPITGTFQRPEFKIPGLNAPAGLPGAGPVP encoded by the coding sequence ATGGCTCGCGCAAAAAAGATAGAAATAGAAGATGAGGAAGAATTAATCTCCAACGAGGAAGAAGAGTTCCTCACGATGGAATTGGAGGAATTACCTCCGGATGGATTAGAGGAAGAAGATACTCCCAGATTTTCACTAAAACAAAAACTTATATTGATCGGAAGTGGGCTTAGTTCCTTTCTTCTTTTTTTGATCCTATTATTTCCCTATGAAAACATAGTCCGGCAGTTAATGAGTTCATCCTCCGGACAACCAAGCAGTATATTTTTTAACGAGTTATCGGTTTCGGTCCTACTCGGAAAAGTTTCCGTAAAATCCATGGAGATCATGGGCCAAACATTCAAGATCAGATCTAAAGATGCTCAGATCAAGGCAGGACTTTTTTCTTTATTGAGAAAAAAGGTAAACGGTGATTTTGAAATTGAAGAGTTAGAAGTAGATTACGATGGCCAAACTCTCGGAAACATAGGAGAGTTAGAAGGTCATTTGCAGTTGGATTCTTTATCTGTCCCTGCAAGTAGATTCGGCGGTGCATTCTCTCTTAAAATGCCGGAAGGAAAATTCGGATCTTTCCCTAATCTTCCTGAAATTCCTTTTATAGGAAAAATAGAAAACTTTTTCATAAATAAAATACTTATCACTTCCAGAATTGACCAAGGAATGGTAGAGTTCGAAGAATTTATTATAGATACGTCCGTCGCAAGATTGGATCTTCATGGGAATCTAAGACTTTCGGATTCACTACCTAATTCCCAATTAAATTTAAGAGTTTGTTTCGAGTTAGAAAGAAATTTTGCCTCTGCGGCAGAGAATCAGATCATTGTAGGTGCATTGGATCTTTTAGAAAAAGGCGGAAGTGGAAAATGTATCCCAATCACTGGGACCTTCCAAAGACCTGAATTCAAGATCCCTGGCTTGAACGCTCCCGCCGGTTTACCTGGCGCAGGCCCTGTTCCTTAA
- a CDS encoding vitamin B12-dependent ribonucleotide reductase, with the protein MKLNKHFTSPEKGFSKDLNWVKRNSKISNPDGSVVFEAKDILVPDQWSQVAVDILAQKYFRRKGVPKYLKKVDEKGIPEWLQRSEPDTEKLSSLKAEDRFGGEASAQEVFHRLAGCWTYWGYKYGYFSDEESARIFYEEVSFMLASQMSAPNSPQWFNTGLHWAYGIDGKSQGHFYVDPTSGKLVKSSSAYEHPQPHACFIQSVDDDLVNEGGIMDLWVREARLFKYGSGTGTNFSNLRAENESLSGGGKSSGLMSFLKIGDRAAGAIKSGGTTRRAAKMVCLDVDHPDIDRFVDWKVEEEKKVASLVTGSILNNRHLNAIMKACYEMEGEDRFEPKKNAALKKTIVEAKKVLIPDNYIKRVIDLARQGYKELIFEELTTDWQSEAYNTVSGQNSNNSVRLPNEFMTAVEQDLPWHLYNRTEKEKALKEKRAAKPAKTIRARDLWDRISFAAWSSADPGTQYHTTINEWHTCPEDGNINASNPCSEYMFLDNTACNLASANLQKFVDPETLVFDVESFRYLCRLWTIILEISVTMAQFPSREIAELSYKFRTLGLGYANLGSALMIMGIPYDSKEAMAITGAITSIMHMTAYATSAEMAKELGPFPGYEKNKKHMLRVLRNHKRAAYNVPSEDYEGLTITPVGIDPAYCPSYLLKAAQEDSDNAVSLGEAHGYRNAQVTVIAPTGTIGLVMDCDTTGIEPDFALVKFKKLAGGGYFKIINQSVPLALRKLGYSPSEIESIVNYCKGHATLNGAPVINTQSLKEKGFTNEILEKVEASLPYAFDINFAFNKFNLGENFLQKNLGIAKETYDSFTFNLLEHLGYSKDEINKANDYVCGTMTIENAPYLKEKDYPVFDCANKCGKYGKRYLSYESHIRTMAAAQPFISGAISKTINLPEDATIEDIKNAYYISWKMMVKANALYRDGSKLSQPLNSVLELLNGIELEEQEEIVEAAVAKDPSQFAEKIVYKYISHRRKLPNRRAGYTQKAVVGGHKVYLRTGEYEDGQLGEIFVDMHKEGAAFRSLMNAFAISVSLGLQHGVPLEEFVDAFTFFKFEPNGIVTGNKHIKMSTSVIDFIFRELAITYLGRYDLGQVAPEDLRGDEIGSRKSSESIQPKAPVSQPAATVVETAPASEPETISYSQMMRTEKPSSGIALMEEIKMARIKGYTGDSCTECGSFEMVRNGSCLKCMSCGATTGCS; encoded by the coding sequence ATGAAGCTAAATAAACATTTCACTTCACCTGAGAAGGGATTTTCTAAGGACTTAAACTGGGTTAAGAGGAATTCTAAGATCTCTAACCCTGACGGATCCGTTGTTTTCGAAGCTAAGGATATTCTTGTTCCGGACCAATGGTCTCAAGTTGCAGTAGATATTCTTGCCCAGAAGTATTTCAGACGCAAAGGAGTGCCAAAATACTTAAAAAAAGTAGATGAAAAAGGCATTCCAGAATGGTTACAGCGCTCTGAACCAGACACTGAAAAACTTTCTTCTTTAAAAGCAGAAGATCGTTTCGGTGGAGAGGCATCCGCACAGGAAGTATTTCACCGTTTAGCGGGCTGTTGGACTTATTGGGGATATAAATACGGTTATTTTTCCGACGAAGAAAGCGCTAGAATCTTCTATGAAGAAGTTTCTTTCATGTTGGCTTCTCAGATGTCCGCTCCCAACTCCCCTCAATGGTTCAATACTGGATTACATTGGGCGTATGGGATCGACGGTAAATCCCAAGGACATTTCTATGTGGATCCTACCAGTGGAAAATTGGTAAAATCTTCTTCCGCATACGAACATCCACAACCTCATGCATGTTTTATCCAAAGTGTAGATGATGATTTAGTAAATGAAGGTGGTATCATGGATCTTTGGGTCCGTGAGGCTCGCTTATTCAAATACGGTTCCGGAACAGGAACTAACTTCTCTAACCTGAGAGCGGAAAATGAATCCCTTTCTGGCGGAGGAAAAAGTTCCGGTTTAATGAGTTTCTTAAAGATCGGAGACCGTGCCGCTGGTGCGATCAAATCCGGAGGAACCACTCGTCGTGCAGCTAAGATGGTATGTTTGGATGTAGATCATCCGGATATCGATCGTTTCGTAGATTGGAAAGTAGAAGAAGAGAAAAAAGTAGCTTCTCTTGTAACCGGATCCATTCTGAACAACAGACATTTGAATGCGATCATGAAAGCTTGTTACGAGATGGAGGGAGAGGATCGTTTCGAACCTAAAAAGAATGCCGCTCTTAAGAAAACCATCGTAGAAGCTAAGAAAGTTTTAATTCCTGATAATTATATCAAAAGAGTGATCGATCTTGCTAGACAAGGTTATAAAGAATTAATATTCGAAGAATTAACAACCGATTGGCAATCAGAAGCATATAATACTGTTTCTGGACAGAATAGTAATAACTCAGTTCGTCTTCCAAATGAGTTTATGACTGCCGTTGAACAAGATCTTCCTTGGCATTTATATAACAGAACTGAAAAGGAAAAAGCTCTCAAAGAAAAAAGAGCTGCTAAACCTGCAAAAACGATCAGAGCAAGAGATCTTTGGGATAGAATTTCTTTTGCAGCTTGGTCTTCTGCAGACCCAGGAACACAATATCATACTACCATCAACGAATGGCATACTTGTCCTGAAGATGGAAACATCAATGCTTCCAATCCATGTTCAGAATACATGTTCTTGGACAATACTGCATGTAACCTGGCTTCTGCTAACTTACAGAAATTTGTAGATCCGGAAACTCTTGTTTTTGATGTAGAAAGTTTCCGTTATCTTTGCCGTCTTTGGACAATTATCTTAGAGATTTCCGTGACCATGGCTCAGTTCCCTTCCAGAGAGATCGCAGAACTTTCTTATAAGTTCAGAACTCTTGGACTAGGATATGCAAACCTTGGTTCTGCATTGATGATCATGGGAATTCCTTATGATTCTAAAGAAGCGATGGCAATCACTGGTGCCATCACTTCTATCATGCATATGACCGCTTATGCTACTTCTGCGGAAATGGCAAAAGAATTGGGGCCGTTCCCTGGTTATGAGAAGAACAAAAAGCATATGCTTAGAGTTCTAAGAAACCACAAGAGAGCGGCTTATAATGTTCCTTCCGAAGATTATGAAGGTCTGACTATCACTCCTGTTGGAATTGATCCTGCCTACTGCCCTTCTTACCTTTTAAAAGCTGCTCAGGAAGATTCCGATAATGCAGTTTCTTTGGGAGAAGCTCACGGATACAGAAACGCACAAGTTACAGTGATTGCACCTACAGGAACTATCGGTCTTGTAATGGATTGTGATACTACTGGTATCGAGCCTGATTTCGCTCTTGTGAAATTCAAAAAATTAGCGGGTGGTGGTTATTTCAAAATTATCAACCAATCCGTTCCTTTGGCTCTTCGCAAATTGGGATACTCCCCTTCTGAGATCGAATCTATCGTTAATTATTGTAAGGGACATGCTACCTTAAACGGAGCTCCAGTAATCAATACCCAAAGCCTGAAAGAAAAAGGTTTCACGAACGAGATCTTGGAAAAAGTAGAAGCTTCTCTTCCTTATGCGTTCGATATCAATTTCGCATTCAATAAGTTCAATTTAGGTGAGAACTTCCTACAAAAGAATTTGGGAATCGCAAAAGAAACTTATGATTCTTTCACATTCAATCTTCTTGAGCATTTAGGTTACTCTAAAGATGAGATCAATAAAGCAAACGACTATGTTTGTGGAACAATGACCATCGAGAACGCTCCTTACTTAAAAGAGAAAGATTATCCGGTATTCGATTGTGCAAACAAATGTGGCAAATACGGAAAACGTTATCTTTCCTATGAGTCCCATATCCGTACAATGGCTGCTGCTCAGCCGTTTATCAGCGGTGCGATCTCTAAAACCATCAACCTTCCGGAAGATGCAACTATCGAAGATATCAAAAACGCATACTATATCTCTTGGAAGATGATGGTAAAAGCGAATGCTCTTTATCGTGACGGATCCAAACTTTCTCAACCTTTGAACTCAGTATTGGAACTTCTAAACGGAATCGAATTAGAAGAACAAGAAGAGATCGTAGAAGCTGCGGTCGCTAAAGATCCTTCTCAATTTGCGGAAAAGATCGTTTATAAGTATATATCCCACAGACGTAAACTTCCTAATAGAAGAGCGGGTTATACTCAAAAAGCAGTAGTCGGTGGTCACAAAGTTTATTTAAGAACTGGTGAATACGAGGACGGACAACTCGGAGAGATCTTCGTGGATATGCACAAAGAAGGTGCGGCGTTCAGAAGTTTGATGAACGCATTCGCGATTTCCGTTTCCTTAGGTCTACAACATGGAGTGCCATTAGAAGAGTTTGTGGATGCATTCACATTCTTCAAATTCGAGCCAAATGGTATCGTGACCGGAAATAAACATATCAAAATGAGCACTTCCGTAATCGATTTCATCTTTAGAGAACTTGCGATCACTTACTTGGGAAGATACGATCTTGGCCAAGTAGCTCCGGAAGATCTAAGAGGAGATGAGATTGGATCCAGAAAATCTTCTGAGTCCATCCAGCCTAAGGCGCCTGTTTCTCAACCTGCGGCTACAGTGGTGGAGACTGCTCCTGCTTCTGAGCCGGAAACAATTTCCTACTCTCAAATGATGAGGACGGAAAAACCGAGTTCAGGGATTGCTTTGATGGAAGAGATCAAAATGGCAAGGATCAAAGGATATACCGGAGATTCCTGCACAGAATGTGGATCTTTCGAAATGGTAAGAAACGGTTCCTGCTTGAAATGTATGTCTTGCGGGGCGACCACTGGGTGCTCTTGA